DNA from Candidatus Saccharimonadales bacterium:
AGCGAACCGATTGCAAAAAACTTACGATTACGGCTCTTCGGCAAACGCAATTTGGTATGACCCAACAATTGTTACTGGCGAGACTCCAGCTGGCAATCCGGCATTAGTCAATTTTGGGCCAGGTAAGCTGGCAATGTTTGCGCGCTTTGGCGCCGACGAACTTAAGTATCGTTTTTACGAAAACGGTGCCTGGGGTGATTGGCTTTCGCTCGGAACGTGTATGCGTAGCGATCCTGCGGCAGCAAGTTGGACAGCAAACAGAATAGATGTGTTTATTAGGGGTTGTGACGACCAGCTCTACACTCGCGTTTACATCGATGGCACCTGGAACGGCTTTGTAGCCTTGGGTAGTAACCAAATATCCTCGTCGCCATCTGCTACAACTTGGGGCAATGCACGTATTGATGTTGTGGCACGCGCGACCGACAACCGACTAATGCACCGAAACCTTTCAGCTACCGGCTGGTCAAACTTTAGCTACCTCGATGGCTGTTTGTCGGATGCGCCAAGCGTTTCTACCTGGGGCTACGATCGCCTGAATGTTTTTGCTAATGGCTGCGACAATCCGTCTACGGTCTATACCCGCAATTACTCTGCTGGCTGGCAAAACTTTCAGCAGACAACCGACCAAAAAATAACTTCGGCACCACAATCTGTTAGCGCTTTAGATAAAAAAATTCATATGGCAGCTAAAGGCCCGGCCAACGAGCTACGGTACTTAAACGGTTATGAATACAACGCAAACGATCTCAAGTGGTCGTGGCAAACGCTGCAGCCATGTATGCAAGGATCGCCTGCAATAACAATGGACGGCACAACGGTAGCTATAGTTTATAAAGGCTGTGACGGCAAAATGTACCAAACGCGCCGCGCCCAACAGGGAACAACCAAAGTACACGTAACCGGTGATTCTGAACCAAACGGCTACAACACTAAGGTTCAATACGACAACCTGTTTAGAACAATCAAAAACTACGACAAAACTGGCAATGTAACCGTTAGTGAATGGGACTCAGTTAAAGATTTACTACTAAGCACTACTGGCGCAACTGGCCAAAAATCTACCACAATTTACGACGTCGATGACCGCGCAACCGATAGCTACGGCGCAGCTCCCAAAGAATGGTTTGGTAGCGATCGCAAACCACTAGCGGCAAACGTAAACCAGGTGCCACATGTAGAAACAAAATTCGACGAAGGTATTTGGGGCCCGCAAGTCACCTGGTACAACTTTAAGCAAGGTAATCCAAGCACAACCGGTAGTTTTGTCGGCGCACCAAAACTGCATACAACAGGTTTTGGTGACGCAGCCGGTAGCCACGTTTGGGCAAAAAACATGGCAACTGCACCGATCACCGCAGACGCAGGTATGGATGGAATTGGCTTTTCGGCCACAGGTAAGCTACGCGTTACACAAACCGGCACGTACACAATTACCAGCAATCACGACGACGCCGCTCGCGTTTGGGTAGATGACAAATTAGTTTTCGACCGTTGGAGTAGGCGAACCGAAACTCAAGATCAAGTTTCGGGCCAAGTGTCCCTGCAAGCTGGCAAAGTTTACCGTTTACGCTACGACTACGCTAACATTGGCGCAGCTGGTTACATGGACTTGCAGCTAAACGGCCCAGGCCGCAGTGCCCCATTAAACCACTGGACCAACTACTTAGCACCAGGCTACAACCTAGCCACAACCAACAAAGTTTACGACGCAACATTAGGCGATATCGAGACTAAAACCAACTACGGCAGCGAACCACAATATGGTTTAGTACAAAGCGCAACGCTAGACCCAACCGGATTAAACTACTCTAGCGGTAGCACATTCGAAGCCCCAGGCACCGGCTTTTTGCGTCAAACCAGCAAAACCCTGCCAGGCGGAGGCACAACCACCTACACCTACAACAGCGCAACCGAAACCGCCGACAACCCTTGCACCGGCCCAACCGAAGCCATACATCAAGCTGGGTTTATAAAACAAAAAATCGAAGCCGATCCAGATGGCGCCGGCACCCAAACCGCACGAACGCAAAGCACAGTTTATGATGCGGCTGGGCGAGCGGTGGCAGTCCGGTTTAACAACGATCCGTGGACATGTACTACTTTCGATACCCGCGGCAGAGTAACCCAAGCCACTATTCCAACGATAAACGGACGTGCTGGTAGAACCACCACAACAACCTATAGCTACACGGGCAATCCATTTAAAACACAAACCGTTGATTCTGTCGCCGGCACCACTGAATCCGAAATTGACCTTCTTGGCCGAGCTGTTTCTAGCATCGACGTATTTGGTAACGTTTCTACCTTGGCTTACGACAACCTTGGCCGAGTAACCACTAAAACCTCACCAATAGGAACCGAAGGCTTTAGCTACGATACTTACGGTCGCCCTACTGAATATCTTCTCAATAGTGTTAAATATGCGACGACAACCTACGACCAGTACTCCCGAGTTCAAGACATAACCTACGACCAAGCCAAAGACGCCTCCAATAACAAACTAAAACTAGAACAGCTCAAACGCGACTCCCTCGACCGCAACACCGGTGCGGTCTTCAGATTCAGCAACGGCCTTGCCTTCGACGAATCTGTAACTCGTTCACAATCTGGCCTAGTAACGTCGTATTCTGACACCTTCGACGCCAAAACCGCTGGTGCAGCCTACACCTACGACAAAGCCGGCCGCCTACTCGAAGCCACAGTAGATACAACAAAATACACCTACGGTTACGCGGCCCCAAGTTCTAGCGTTTGCAACCAAGCTAGTGCTAACCTAAACGCCAACAAAAATAGCAACCGCACCACCTACACCGTAACCAACACTCAGACCAGCCAAGTAGTTCAATCCCAATCCTACTGCTACGACCAATCCGACCGCCTAATCTCCACCTCCGACTCACAAATTGGCACCCCAACCTACGACGACCACGGCAACACTGTCTCCCTCGCCGGCAACAGCAATCCAATTACCTTCACGTACGACGCTAGCGACCAAAACACTGCCATCGGGCAAGGCCAGAACAAGGTAGAATACCTAAAAACTGCTGTCGGCTCAGTTCTCCGCAAAAAAGAATACGAAAATAATGTTCTTGTACGTTCCTACCGCAACCTCTCCGGTGGTTCCGTAATGCAGAGCTGTTCCCTAACCAACGACTCCGACTGCCAAACCACCGACACATACCTAAGTCTCCCCGGCGGCCTAACCCTAACCCTCTCACCAACCAACCCAGACACAAACAAACAAATCGTATATAGCATAAAGAACTTCCACGGAGACAGTGCAATCACTGCTAGTTCAACTGGACTTCCAACATCTTCCGTCTTCCTCTACGAACCCTTCGGCCAAGCTACTTCTTCTACAACATTCAGTACTAACTCCAATCCTCAAAACAGCTCTAACCAAACACTAGGTTGGGCTGCAAGCCCAACCAGAAAACAAGAATCCTTGTTCTCTATACCAATAGTACAAATGGGAGCTAGAGTATACCTACCTACACTAGGACGCTTCCTCCAAGTAGACCCAATCGAAGGAGGAACAGCCAATTCGTATGTGTATGCGGGGGATCCGGTGAATGCGGATGACTATAGTGGGATGGCGATACCGCAGAAGGGTAATGCTAAGTGGTTAAATAATTATCCCCACTATCCTCTTGTCTACCAGCAACCTATTATCTATCCGTTAATTAACGTCAGACCAAAACCTGCCATGCCGCAAGATGCCGGTGGACTAGTCGCTGGCGCAATATCCTTGTCTGGCGATGTTTCTAGCGGATTTAAACGCCAATCTTCCGTATATGGCCAACAATTACAACGGGGCTCGAGTATAGCAGGTCGGAATTTACGGTCCGTTAGTCAGCTGGCTAAAAACCCCGCTATTCGTGCGGTTGGAAAATACGCAGGACCGATAGGGGCTAGTGTAGAGTTTGCCGGAAACTACTTCGCTGGTGACAGTCTAGGGCGCAATGTATTAAAGACTGGCGGGGGAGTGGCCTTAGGGGGAGCGGGTGTATTCGTTGGAGGTGTGGCTTGCGGGACTGTATCCTTAGGTACTGGCGGAATTGCTGCGGTTACATGCCCTGTTCTGGTGGGTGGATTAGGGGCTGCTGGTTCAGTGGCTGGAAATAAGTTTGGAGAGGGTCTTGCTGATGTGTTTGGATGGTAACCTTAAATGTTACAATATATTGGTATGAATATAGAAAGCACCCTATACCCATTGGCTTTACTCGTCTTATCATTTTTTTCGATATGGGCCTTGTTAAGTATGAAATCTCTCTATACTGATCCAAAGCGACTTCCAATAACACCTCCGGCATGGTGGCCATACAGTAAAAAGGGATGGCGAAACTGGGCTAGGGCGGCACCTACTTTTGTGGCGTATGCGGTTCCAGGTATAATCGGAGGAACAATTGCCGAGTATGGGGACCTCTCCAACCCAATAGTTCGAGTGCTATTTTTATTGTGCGGATTTTTGATGTTTTTCGGGCTTATAATTGGCCTTATTGTTGCTTTCATCGGTCGTCCGAAATGGCTCATACCTAAACATTTGAGGTAAAATTATCGTACTCGTAATCGTAAGGGTTACTCAATCTTCAAACCTGGTAATAGAGCACGCAGATTATACAATTAACTTCGAAGGAAGCACAGAGGTAAATTGGTCATGGTAAAAAATAAGAAAGCTCTAACAATAACTTTAATAACAATTGCAGCACTTAGTCTAACCGCTTACATTGCTGTAAAAATCTTAGAATACGAGAACCAAAAGAATACCTATGCTCAGGAAGCTATGGAATATGGAGCTAAAGTACTTGTTGATGAATGCTTGAAAGAAGGCAAATCTAACGAAGCATGCCAAAACCTAGAAATAAGTCGGAGCGAAACTGAATGCATGGGACAGACATGTTGGATAGTTTATGGCATTGAATAGAATAGGAGGCTACGACGCTAGTATTATCGTAAGCAAAGTCTACGAAAAATATAAGTCCTATAACTACTTACGTAACACAGGAGTACAGTAAGGCCTTTAGCAAGCAAGTCGGTGCTAATTAGCTCAATTGCTGACTGATGTGTTTCAAATACATCAAGAATATAGTGGCAATCGTCCTATGCACCACCCAAAACCGCTAGCCCCACCGGACTTCCAACATCTTCCGTCTTCCTCTACGAACCCTTCGGCCAAGTTGCGGTAGGAACGGAGGAGGGTGGTGACACCTATACAATCACACCAACTTGTGTTATATTTCGCAAAATAGTTAAGTAAAGGACCTCTATGAAGAGCCCGTGGATTGCTGGAATTTTAAACTTTATTCTCCCTGGAGTGGGCTATCTGTATCTTGGAATAAGAAAGCCATTTGCAATACTTTTATTGGCAGGCGGGGCAGTAGTCTTCTTGTCGGGCCTCGACCCCGTTATAGGTGAATGCCTTACAGCTCTCAGTTTTACCCCGCTTTATGTCTTAGGTGGTATTTTGATGGCAAGCGCATTTGCTGTGGATGCTGTCCTTGAGACCAAGAGACTTAACTCGCTTAAATCGAAAAACGATTCAAAAGAAAAATAAGTGTAGAGTGTTTTTGAGCGGCGAAAAAGTTGCATGCCAAACGCCACCAGTGCTTTAATTAAATTAGTAAACTTTGTTGGCTTACAAAGCATTATGCTGTAACCAAAGTTACTAGTTAATTAAGTAATAAGGAGAAAGCATGCAACTCTTTAGGCATAATTTGCGAGATTTAGATAAGACTTGGGCTAATGATTGGGGCTTTCAGATTAGCGAAAGCAACGCTATGGATGTTTATGAAGAGAACGGCAATTTAATTGCAGAAGTTAGCTTGCCTAATTTTAGCAAAAACGAGATTAACGTTACGACCGACGAAGGTGTTTTAGAGGTTTCGGCTGAGCACAAAGAGCACGAGGAACAAAAAGATAAGCGACGCTATTATCTTCGCGAAAGCAGTAATCAGTATTTTAGGCGCGTTGCGCTACCTGGCGGCGCAAAAGTCGAAAAGGCAGAGGCTGAATTTAAGAACGGGACGCTAAAGGTAATTGTCCCGATGACCGGTGACGGCAAGACCAAAGCAAAAGCGATTAAGGTCAAATAAGGTTTAAGGGGGGCTTGTGGATCAACTCGGCCTGGATAATGGTCAGTTTGCAGATCGGCGCGATGCTGGTAAGAAGCTAGGTAAAGCGCTCGCTCGTTTTAAAGGCCCTGACACGGTGGTGCTTGCATTGCCTCGCGGCGGAGTTGTAATTGGTGTTGAGGTAGCTAAAGAACTGCAGGCGCCTTTGGGGCTAGTGCTCGTGCGAAAGATAGGGCATCCGACCTTTTCTGAGTACGCAATTGGGGCCGTGGCCGAAGGGCAAGAGCCGATTTACAATCAAAGCGAGATAGGATCACTAGATAAAGCGTGGCTAAAACAAGCTGAAACCGCAGCCAAAAGCTTGATAGCAAAGCGCCGCAGTCTTTATTTTGGCGGTAAGGTACCTGAGCCAGATATCCGGGGTAAGATCGTGGTTATTGTAGACGACGGAGTTGCGACAGGTTTAACAATGGAAGCCGCTATCAAATCGGTTGTTAGGGCCGGGCCTAACAACGTAGTCATTGCGGTTCCAGTAGCTGCGGCCGAAAGTGTGTCTATGCTCAAACAACTAGCCAACGAGGTGATAATTTTAGATAATCCTAACAATTTTTTGGGTGCGGTCGGCAGTCATTATCTTGATTTTCCGCAGGTTGATGACAGTGAGGTGCAATCTTTATTGATGGAGGCCTACGGCTACATTCACCCAGAGGCAAAGCTATGAAAATTTTTGCAACCACAGAGTTTCATGAAAGATTCTTAAAGCCACTCTCTCGGGTGGATCCCAAAATAGAAATCGGCGAAGCAAAGGCAGAGCGCTACAAAAATGGTGAGCTGCATGTTTTGATAGCTTCAAACGTGTCCGATGAAAACTGTATTATCGTTGGATCGGCTGCCCCGCCCGACGAACAGCTAATTAGGCTATGCATGTTTGCTAACGCCCTAAAAAATAGCGGCGCTAAAACAGTGTGCGCGTTTTTGCCCTACCTTGGCTACGGTCGGCAAGACAAACCTAAGCCCAACGAAGCTCATGGGGTAGAGCTAATAGGCGCGATGCTCAAATTGGCTGGTATAGATAAAATCGTCACTTTCGATGTTCACAGCAAACTCGACGAATCTCTAATTGGCCTACCTTTAGTCTCGCTTTCATCTGCCCAGATTTTTGTTGACGAGATTAAAGAGTTCGGTTGGGATGAATTTGTGGTAGTGGCGCCAGACGAGGGTGCGATCGAACGGGCTAAATCGTTTGCTGGCTTGATGAGCGCGCCAGTAGTTCATTTTGTAAAAAAGCGTTTTGACGGAGTCTCGCAGCTGGAACTCGTTGGAAATGCTTTGCCAAGAGCAGTTATAGTTGACGACATAATCGACACGGGTAGCACCTTGGTGTCTGCTTGCGATGCGCTGAGAGCAAAGGGTGTTAGCGAAATACTAGTAGTTGCCACGCACGGATTATTTAGCAGCAAAATATGGGAGCAGGCTTTTGTCACTGGCGTGGTCAAAATTGTTACGAGCGACAGTACGCCTCAAGCTGTTGCTCAAAGGCATGAACAGGTCAAAATTACGTCTTTAGCTCCTGTGGTAAGCGGCGTAATTAAAGAGGTAGGTAGACTATGATCGTACGAATTCCCGCCAATGGTTTAGAGGTGGAGGGTGAGTTGATTATCCCAAAAAACGCAAACGGCCTGGTAATTTTTGCGCACGGCAGCGGCAGTAGCAGGCACAGCCCGCGTAATATGCTTGTAGCTCAAGAGTTGCGTCAAAACAATCTGGGGACTCTTTTGGTGGACTTACTCTCGGTGGATGAAGATAGTGACTATCAAAATCGATTTAATATTGCGCTTTTAGCTGAACGACGAACAGTCTGTAGCTAGCACTCTTGACCCTCGACTGCCAACTTTGTATAGTTAAAGCATGAACTCTCAAAGCTACCTCGTTCCAACAGTAATAGAGCAAACTCACATGGGTGAGCGCGCTTACGACATTTATAGCCGCCTTCTTAAAGAGCGCATCATCTTTTTAGGTGACGAAGTTAACGAGCATACAGCCAATCTGGTTATTGCCCAGCTACTACATCTAGCTTACGAGGACCCTAAAAAGGACATTTACCTATACATCAACAGCCCAGGTGGATCGGTTAGTGACGGCCTAGGGATTTACGACACTATGCAGTTTATTAAACCCGATGTTCAGACCATTGGCATTGGAATGCAAGCAAGTATGGGTGCGTTTTTATTGAGCAGCGGCACAAAAGGTAAGCGATTTATGCTACCGCATGCGCGTGCCATGATTCACCAGCCTCGAGGTGGAACACAAGGTGTTATGACAGACATGGAAATCAGTTTACGTGAAGGTTTACGAACTAAAGAGTTGCTCGCGACTATTATTGCTAAAAACACGGGTCAAAAACTTGCAAAAGTTAAAGATGACATGGAACGTGATCTGTGGATGACCGCAACAGAGGCTGTTAAGTACGGATTAGTTGACGGGATTTTAGATAAGGCCTAGGCGCTTGGGGCACAGCGATCTCTCGCCATGCCCCGTCATCAGCGCAGGAGGGTGGTGTCGTCAGGTACGACGAACGGTTGTGGGTTTAGCAGAATGATTCTGCCGACAGTCAGGGTGTTGCGGCTGAGCTCACCCTTGAGTTGGTCGTCCAGCTGGAATAGCTTGGTTAAGCGTTCAGCCTCTGTGCCGTGAGTGGATGAAGCTTGTCGGTGGCCGGAGTTGAATATTCTCCACGACGTATTCATTTGTTCACGCCACAGTTGTTGAATTCTGTGGACTCTGGGTCCGTCGAACACTGGCTGGTCTTCCAGATCCCTTACTTCTAGCAGCGCATCTTTATATGTTTTACTTTGCGCTACGGTCAGAACGCGGAAGTAGGCCGACCTAACCCTGTGAACTTTCGGCCAGCTCAGTCTTGCGTCGGCTACGTCAAGGTCGGCTAGGATTCGGGCCAGCTCCAGGATCGAGTTGCGCATCGCGGCTCGATAGTATGGAAAATCAGCCAAAGCCGGCATTCCATTCCAGGCCGCTAGTAATTGCTTGCTTCTCACGCTAATCACCTCCTAAATGCGTGATGTGACGACATATTACCACAAAATACCCAAAAACCCTTGACATTACCTGTGGATTTATTCACAATACATGATAAGAAGTAGAGTAAGGTAGGTGTATTATAACTGTTTGCTAGTTGGCAGCTGGTTTACAGTTTTTACTTACGCTTAGAAGATCTTCGGGCGCCAAGATCATAAAACTAATTATAGGGGCATAACTTACGCATGAGTAAAACTGCGACCACGAAGCCGGCAGATTTAAAGAATGCGCGTGTTTTCTTTACACAAGATGACACCGCTTTGCCGATGCCGAATTTAATCGGCCACCAGATCAGTAGCTTTAAATGGTTTGTTGAGGAGGGCTTGAGTGAAATCTTTGCCGAAATCAACCCGATCGAAGATTACACAGGTCAAAAACTTGAACTAAGATTTAAAGATTATCACTTTGCTGACCCAAAGATGAGTGAAATCGAAGCGCGCGAAAACAACGTGACTTTTGAAGCTCCTTTGCGTGCAAAAGTTGAACTTACCAACAAGGTAACGGGTGAAGTTAAAGAGCAAGAAATCTACTTAGGCGACTACCCTTGGATGACCGAACGCGGCACTTTTGTTATTAACGGCGCAGAGCGTGTTGTTGTTAGCCAGCTTATTCGCTCGGCCGGCGTGTTCTTTACTGCCGACAAGAGTGGTGGACGGGGACTTTACGGTGCTAAAGTTATTCCTGGTCGTGGTGCTTGGCTTGAGTTTGAAACCGCATCAAATGGCACTTTATATGTAAAAATCGACCGTCGTCGTAAAATTCCGGTAACAACTTTGTTGCGCGCCCTTGCTTACCCAACGAATGCTGCAATCAAAGAATTGTTCGCAGATGTTGACACTGGCGATGTAAAACACATTGACATCACTCTAGACAAAGACCCGGCAAAATCAACTAACGAAGCTATGATCGAAGTTTACCGTCGCTTGCGCCCAGGCGATTTGGCAACCGTAGACAATGCTCGTGAGCTAATCCAGCGCATGTTCTTTGACTTTAAGCGTTTTGACTTTAGCCGCGTTGGCCGCTACAAGCTTAACCAGCGCCTTGGTGTTGATGTGCCTAACACAGCCGAAAACCGTGTTATGCGAATCGAAGATCTAGTTGCGATCATCCGCGAGATCATTCGCTTAAACAACACGCAAGAACCAGCCGATGACATTGACGCATTAAGCAACCGCCGTGTAAAAATGGTCGGTGAACTTGTTCAGCGCCAGTTCCGTATCGGTCTACTACGCATGGAGCGCAACGCCCGCGACCGTATGAGCATGAGCGATATCGAGACTGTAACTCCTAACCAGCTTATCAACGCTCGCCCGATCGTTGCTGCGGTGCGTGAGTTCTTTGCTAGCTCTCAGCTTAGCCAGTTCATGGATCAAACCAACCCGCTTAGCGAACTTGCTCACAAGCGCCGCCTAAGTTCGATGGGCCCAGGTGGTTTAAGCCGAGAACGCGCAGGCTTTGATGTTCGTGACGCCCACGCAACTCACTACGGACGCCTTTGTGTAGTTGAGACTCCAGAAGGTACGAACATTGGTTTGGTGCTTAACCTCGCTAGCTATGCTCGCGTGAACGAATATGGCTTTTTGGAAGCACCATATGTTCGCGTTAAAAAC
Protein-coding regions in this window:
- a CDS encoding phosphoribosyltransferase family protein, with product MDQLGLDNGQFADRRDAGKKLGKALARFKGPDTVVLALPRGGVVIGVEVAKELQAPLGLVLVRKIGHPTFSEYAIGAVAEGQEPIYNQSEIGSLDKAWLKQAETAAKSLIAKRRSLYFGGKVPEPDIRGKIVVIVDDGVATGLTMEAAIKSVVRAGPNNVVIAVPVAAAESVSMLKQLANEVIILDNPNNFLGAVGSHYLDFPQVDDSEVQSLLMEAYGYIHPEAKL
- the prs gene encoding ribose-phosphate diphosphokinase; the encoded protein is MKIFATTEFHERFLKPLSRVDPKIEIGEAKAERYKNGELHVLIASNVSDENCIIVGSAAPPDEQLIRLCMFANALKNSGAKTVCAFLPYLGYGRQDKPKPNEAHGVELIGAMLKLAGIDKIVTFDVHSKLDESLIGLPLVSLSSAQIFVDEIKEFGWDEFVVVAPDEGAIERAKSFAGLMSAPVVHFVKKRFDGVSQLELVGNALPRAVIVDDIIDTGSTLVSACDALRAKGVSEILVVATHGLFSSKIWEQAFVTGVVKIVTSDSTPQAVAQRHEQVKITSLAPVVSGVIKEVGRL
- a CDS encoding PA14 domain-containing protein, which produces MREEKIKLSKLKSYFYKASFFCMALMSVLSLVPTDAIKAIAPPHTNIEGSAEPIDASNIAPIKETDKTEVPAADYGKVPFADGMGAQNAPEQNKKDRKELFEDETKRTAFSNEYVNSDGTRTIKSSPVDAINYKEGDTWRKIEHVVNDDEAYVPSKNLDDSSFWDFLPWTNKSKAVDAQAGRTKAKLRPFAEGISYEMGGKTFTLEPVDARNVKPRISTVADGRVTLITYVDAWPGVDVLYELHGESVKESIIIKNANARTDYEFKVSGATLFEHPTIKGALAIEGLDPEFYMISPLSVNVNKQGLTTEQVAAQTTDGSKIKVTLDQKWFSSQPQQSFPIVIDPTVSVNSAEYGFYSYKSDGYSCTDVQCGGPNVGALYDSSWKNWRSLVRLPFEQLRGKQLLFAELGMDMAQRPYWTGTTDAKTIYTTYAQCIGYQCASNIWHSSASMATGVWMNITNTIQGMIDANQWGGWLILWGEEGNSTSYKQLEYSTMEIRLTYTTPAPIARPVEPSNQQVVVTTQPNLKVGTVADAEGEQVEYNFKLATGADAESGTVAASGWSPSNLWTVPDGVLQDGVTYYWHTYTKDGNVQTNPDWVSSFKVDMRTGKDSTQAYDTVGPLSVDIATGNLTTSNASHSVSALGGSLGVGMSYNSPMQSRQGLYGEYWNNTNFSGNPVLGRVDPEVDFKWGNGSPATGAVNADNFAVRWTGYFVAPSTGDFYIGADVDDSYNIYLNNQLHHSRSGAGSEFGATPVSLTEGQIIPIKVEMVENYGLAVMSLRMKKAGGEPQIIPSSMLQTGVRQVGAPHGLIGRYYYDSGNHNFPTNPNEAFLVRNDSLISFNWGSGSPVPSGPANDFLVRWTGYVTVPETGVYQFGSRADDGVRIKLGIGSGGSDQTVHDKWIDSSAVDSWGGDVSLTAGQVIPITVEYYEYGGDAVMELKVRRAAGVGEQTLPSTWLIPSTMALPAGWSLSVDPDGGLSYDRMKLVGNNVVLYDSTGSTHEYTWTGSGYKPPLNEDGYLVRNQDGTYTMQDVDGRTYVFNADGTLKETVTPTDDRKPAALKYEYTGTPSRLTKIIDGVTNDRFTSLHYSGDSECSGAPSGFDAQAPAGMLCAVKTSDNAVTKIWYKQNRLARIVRPGGETTDYGYDTFGRIVSVRDPLASDALAAGVRSDNDELLTQVAYDSIGRVSALTQPAATAGANRLQKTYDYGSSANAIWYDPTIVTGETPAGNPALVNFGPGKLAMFARFGADELKYRFYENGAWGDWLSLGTCMRSDPAAASWTANRIDVFIRGCDDQLYTRVYIDGTWNGFVALGSNQISSSPSATTWGNARIDVVARATDNRLMHRNLSATGWSNFSYLDGCLSDAPSVSTWGYDRLNVFANGCDNPSTVYTRNYSAGWQNFQQTTDQKITSAPQSVSALDKKIHMAAKGPANELRYLNGYEYNANDLKWSWQTLQPCMQGSPAITMDGTTVAIVYKGCDGKMYQTRRAQQGTTKVHVTGDSEPNGYNTKVQYDNLFRTIKNYDKTGNVTVSEWDSVKDLLLSTTGATGQKSTTIYDVDDRATDSYGAAPKEWFGSDRKPLAANVNQVPHVETKFDEGIWGPQVTWYNFKQGNPSTTGSFVGAPKLHTTGFGDAAGSHVWAKNMATAPITADAGMDGIGFSATGKLRVTQTGTYTITSNHDDAARVWVDDKLVFDRWSRRTETQDQVSGQVSLQAGKVYRLRYDYANIGAAGYMDLQLNGPGRSAPLNHWTNYLAPGYNLATTNKVYDATLGDIETKTNYGSEPQYGLVQSATLDPTGLNYSSGSTFEAPGTGFLRQTSKTLPGGGTTTYTYNSATETADNPCTGPTEAIHQAGFIKQKIEADPDGAGTQTARTQSTVYDAAGRAVAVRFNNDPWTCTTFDTRGRVTQATIPTINGRAGRTTTTTYSYTGNPFKTQTVDSVAGTTESEIDLLGRAVSSIDVFGNVSTLAYDNLGRVTTKTSPIGTEGFSYDTYGRPTEYLLNSVKYATTTYDQYSRVQDITYDQAKDASNNKLKLEQLKRDSLDRNTGAVFRFSNGLAFDESVTRSQSGLVTSYSDTFDAKTAGAAYTYDKAGRLLEATVDTTKYTYGYAAPSSSVCNQASANLNANKNSNRTTYTVTNTQTSQVVQSQSYCYDQSDRLISTSDSQIGTPTYDDHGNTVSLAGNSNPITFTYDASDQNTAIGQGQNKVEYLKTAVGSVLRKKEYENNVLVRSYRNLSGGSVMQSCSLTNDSDCQTTDTYLSLPGGLTLTLSPTNPDTNKQIVYSIKNFHGDSAITASSTGLPTSSVFLYEPFGQATSSTTFSTNSNPQNSSNQTLGWAASPTRKQESLFSIPIVQMGARVYLPTLGRFLQVDPIEGGTANSYVYAGDPVNADDYSGMAIPQKGNAKWLNNYPHYPLVYQQPIIYPLINVRPKPAMPQDAGGLVAGAISLSGDVSSGFKRQSSVYGQQLQRGSSIAGRNLRSVSQLAKNPAIRAVGKYAGPIGASVEFAGNYFAGDSLGRNVLKTGGGVALGGAGVFVGGVACGTVSLGTGGIAAVTCPVLVGGLGAAGSVAGNKFGEGLADVFGW
- a CDS encoding ATP-dependent Clp protease proteolytic subunit codes for the protein MNSQSYLVPTVIEQTHMGERAYDIYSRLLKERIIFLGDEVNEHTANLVIAQLLHLAYEDPKKDIYLYINSPGGSVSDGLGIYDTMQFIKPDVQTIGIGMQASMGAFLLSSGTKGKRFMLPHARAMIHQPRGGTQGVMTDMEISLREGLRTKELLATIIAKNTGQKLAKVKDDMERDLWMTATEAVKYGLVDGILDKA
- a CDS encoding Hsp20/alpha crystallin family protein produces the protein MQLFRHNLRDLDKTWANDWGFQISESNAMDVYEENGNLIAEVSLPNFSKNEINVTTDEGVLEVSAEHKEHEEQKDKRRYYLRESSNQYFRRVALPGGAKVEKAEAEFKNGTLKVIVPMTGDGKTKAKAIKVK